The region AGATCCGAGTCGTCGGCACCTGCTGCACGACGCAGGAACAGCGAGCGCTTGAAGCTCTCGCGCGCCTGCTCGAAGTCACGTGCCTCGTAGGCGTTCTTGCCGTGGTGCTGGTGTGCGAATGCGGCGATCCCCGCCCAGCCCTGACCCTCGGCCTCGTTCGCGCAGGTGGCGAGCTCCTGCGCCGCGGCGGCGTGCGCACCGCGGTTCTGCAGCACGGTCGCGTGCAGAACGCGGGCGCGCAGCAGGTCTTTGCGGGTGCCGGCCATGCGGGCCTGACGCACCGTCTCATCGGCCAGGTCGAGCGCCTCATCGAGCCGGTCGAGCACCTTCAGCAGCCACACGCGCTCCAGCAGCACCGGCAGGCTGCGCTGGTTCTCGATCTCAGCGAGACGTGTCAGGCACTCCCGCGGATCCACCAGTTCACGAAGGGTGTCGGGGTCGTAACCCTGGATCAAATTCACGACTGCTGACTCCTCTCCGCGACCGTCGTCCCAGTCTGCCTCGCTCACCTGAGAACCGGTCGAGGCACGCCCTGCAACCCGGCAACCGAGGTGCTGAGATGACGTCGCGTCAGCGCAGGAAGATGCTCGCGTCAGGGCGGGGGGACGCAACGGCGTCCGCGTCCGTGACGACCGCCGCGCCCTTCGCGAACGCGGCGACCTCGGCATCCTGCGCGATCTTGGCCGGATGCGGGCCTGCGGCCAGCAGCCGCGGAAGCCATTCCGTCGGCAGGGCCGTGCGCGAGGCGGCGAGCACCAGGTTGCCGAAGCGGCGCCCCTTCAGCACCTGGGTGTCGGCGAGAAGCGCCACCTCGTCGAACACGCTCATCGCTGTCGCGACCTGCCGCCTTGCGAAGGCGAGGCCGGGGCCGTCGGCGACATTCACCAGCAGCACGCCGGTGGGGGCCAGCAGCTCGGCGATCTCCCGGTAGAACTCGAGGCTCGTGAGGTGCGCGGGCGTCTGCGCACCCGAGAACACGTCGGAGACGATGAGGTCGCACTGCCCGCGGAGCGCCGGCGGCAGGCGCCGAAGACCTTCCCGCGCGTCGCCGATGCGGACGCGGATCGAGGCCGACCGCGGAAGGGGAAGATGCTCGCGCACGAGCGCGACCAGCGGACCCTCCAGCTCGATCACCTGCTGACGCGAGCCGGGCCGGGTCTTCTCGATGTACCGGGGGATCGTCATCGCGCCTGCGCCGAGATGCACGACGCTGAGCGGGGCGGATGCCGATGATCCGAGCTGGTCGATCACCGCACCCATCCGCACGATGTACTCGAAGTGCAGGTGGGTGGGGTCGTCGAGGTCGACGTGCGACTGCGGTGTGCCGTCGACGATGAGCTCGAAGCCGTGGGTGAACTCACTGGGCGCGACCTCGGCGATGCCGCCGTGATCGAGCCGCGCCTGCGGATTCGCGGCATCCCGCGCGCGTGCTCGTCCCATCCCTCGAGGTTATCCGCGCGGGCTCAGCGCCGCTTGCCGCCCGAGCAGGTCTGCTGGTTCAGATCGATCCCGCTGATCTGGTCCGACAGCACGACGCCCTGAGACGCGGACGGCGCAGGCGAGGGTGCGTCGGAGGGCGGTGCAGACGGCGTCGGGGTCTCTTCCGCCACCACGCCGCCGTGATTGCTGGCCTTGCCCGTGATCTGCATCGACTCGCCGGTGCGGATCGCCTCCCACATCGGCGCCGCGGCCTCTTCGTTGACGATCACGCGATCGTCGTCGTCCGGATCTTCCAGCGTCGGCAGCTGCAGGAACTTGAACTCGTCGAAGGGCACGTCCTTCAGCGCGAGGGCGAGCTGCGCGAGCCGCACGGGGTTCGCGAGCTCTTTGCTGGGGTCGACGTTGTCGGCCACGACGTTCGCGAGGCGCAGCACCTTTCCGGGGTCGGTGAGCGTCTCGCTGCTGAGGATGGTCTTGGCTAGACGAGACATGTACTGCTGCTGGTTCGAGATGCGGGCGAGGTCGCTGCCGTCGCCGATGCCCTTGCGCACGCGGATGAACTGCAGCGCCTCGTAGCCCGACACGGTGCGGGGTCCTGGGTCCCAGTTGATGCCGGTGTGCCTGTCGCGGATGCCGGTGCCGCCGATGCAGATCTCGACTCCGCCGATCGCGTCGGTGATCTTCATCACGCCGTCGAAGCTGAGCTTGGCGGCGAATCCGATGTCGATGCCGCTCAGCTCGCCGACCGACTTCGCCACGCACGAGAGCCCCGCGCGTTCGAAGACGGAGTTGATGGGCGCCTTCGACGATCCGGATGCCACGGAGCCGTCTTCACGTGTGCAGTCGGGGACCTCGAGCATGAGGTCGCGCGGCAGGGAGACGACGCTCACCTTGCGGGGTTCCTCCGACACGTGCACGAGCAGATTGACGTCGTTGCGGATGCCCTCTTCGCGGACGCAGCGCTCGCCGAGCTTCTGCTTCGACACCGCGCCGCATTCGTCGGTGCCCACCAGCAGGATCGCGAACTCGCCGGGGTAGGCGCCCAGAGAGGGGGGAGCCACCTCGGGGGCGCCCTCAAGATCGACCGCGCCGTCGCTGACGCGCAGCGCGAGGTCGGCGGCGATGAACCCTCCGATCCCGAGGGCGGAGACCGCGATCACGGCGGCGCCGATGCCGAGCATCCGCAGGGCGGAACCCCAGGCAGATGGGGTGCGATGCGGGGCGTGCTGAGCGACAGGGGAGCGCCTCATGGCATCCGACCCTACAGCCGCCACCGGTGAGGCGACCCGATACCGGATCGCAACACGGCAAGTTTGGATTTCTGCGCAGCCGCTGAGTAGCGTCGACTCATCATGTGCGGATGCGACGGTGCATCCGGTCCATGCGATGAAGCATTCCACAGAGAGGCACACCATGCTCCACAGCACCCGTAGGCGAGGGCTCGCTCTCGCCGCCGGCACCGCGGTCGCAGCGATGCTGCTGACCGGCTGCGTCGCCAGCCAGCGCGAAGAAGGCAACGGCTCCGAGACGTCTGACGACGTCGACAGCACCTTCGTCTTCGCCGCTTCGTCCGACCCGCAGGGTCTTGACCCTGCGCTCGCACAGGACGGCGAGACCTTCCGCGTGTCGCGCCAGATCTTCGAGGGCCTCGTCGGCACCAAGGCCGGCACCGCCGACCCCGCACCGCTGCTCGCCGAGTCGTGGGAGTCGTCGGAAGACGGCATGAGCCACACCTTCAACCTGAAGACCGGTGTGAAGTTCCACGACGGCACCCCGTTCAACGCCGAGGCTGTCTGCTTCAACTTCGAGCGCTGGTTCAACTGGGAGGGACTGCTCGCCTCCGAAGCGCTCGGCTACTACTACAACAAGCTGTTCCACGGCTACAAGAGCAACGCGGCCGACGCCGTGTACAAGTCGTGCACGCCCGATGGCGACGACAAGGTCACGATCGAGCTGAACAAGCCGTTCGCCGGCTTCGTCGCCTCGCTCTCGCTGCCCGCGTTCAGCATGCAGAGCCCCTCGGCGCTCGAGGAGTTCAAGGCCGACGAGGTCGGCGGCACCGCTGAGGCTCCCGTGCTCTCGGAGTACGCCAAGGGACACCCGGTCGGCACCGGCCCGTTCCAGTTCGAGGACTGGGCCCCGGGTGAGGACGTCACTCTGAAGTCGTACGACGGGTACTGGGGTGAGAAGGGCCAGATCGAGGAGATCGTCTTCCGCGTCATCGGCGACCCGACCGCTCGCCGCCAGGCCCTCGAGGCCGGCGACATCGACGGCTACGACCTGGTCGGCCCCGCCGACACCAAGGCCCTCGAGGAGAAGGGGTTCAACATGGTGTCGCGTCCGCCGTTCACCATCCTGTACCTCGCCTTCAACCAGGCCGTCGCCGAGCTGAAGGACGTCAAGGTCCGTCAGGCTCTCTCGTACGCCGTCGACAAGGACGCGCTGATCAAGCAGGTCCTGCCCGAGGGCACCGAGAAGGCCACGCAGTTCGTGCCGCCGGTGGTCAACGGCTACAACAAGGACGTCACGACCTACGACTACGACCCCGCCAAGGCGAAGTCGCTGCTCGAAGAGGCCGGCTACACGGCCGACAAGCCGCTGACGCTGACCTTCAACTACCCGGTCAACGTCTCGCGTCCGTACATGCCGGACCCCGAGCAGATCTTCACCGTGCTGGCGAAGCAGCTCGAAGAGGTCGGCGTGAAGGTCAACCCGCAGACCGATGCCTGGAGCCCGGACTACCTCGAGAAGATCACCTCGGGCTCCGACCACGGCATCCACCTGCTGGGCTGGACCGGCGACTACAACGACACCGACAACTTCGTCGGCGTGTTCTTCGGCACCAAGAGCGCTGAGTGGGGCTTCGACAACCCCGAGCTCTTCAAGGCGCTCACCGACGCCCGCGGCATCTCGAACATCGAGGAGCAGACTGCGGCGTACGAGAAGATCAACGAGGAAGTCGCCGAGTTCATCCCCGGTGTCCCGCTCGCCCACCCGGCTCCCACGCTCGCGTTCGACGAGCGCGTGAAGAGCTACCCGGCGAGCCCGGTGAACGACGAGGTCTTCTCGGAGATCGTCCTCACCAAGTAAGGCACCGCTGCGGCGCCCGGCCACCGGCCGGGCGCCGCAGCCCTGACGGAGAACTTCGTGCTGCGAACAATCGGCAAGCGGCTTCTGCTGCTCATCCCCACACTCTTCGGCCTCAGCATCCTGCTGTTCGCCTGGGTCCGCGCGCTACCAGGCGGACCAGCGGTCGCCCTGCTCGGCGAGAAGGCCACGCCGGCCGCCGTGGAGCAGGTCAACAAGCTCTACGGGTTCGACCGCCCGCTCATCGAGCAGTACGTGACCTGGATCGGCCGTCTGCTGCAGGGCGACTTCGGCTCTTCGATCGTCACCTCGCGCCCCGTCGTCGAGGAGTTCTTCCGCCGCTTCCCGGCGACGATCGAGCTGAGCATCGCGGCGCTCATCTTCGCCGTCGGCGTCGGCATCCCGCTCGGCTACTGGGCCGCGCGCCGCCACGGCAGATGGACCGACCACAGCGCCGTGATCTTCAGCCTCATCGGCATCACGATCCCCGTGTTCTTCCTGGCGTTCATCCTGAAGTACGTGTTCGCCGTGCAGCTGGGCTGGCTTCCTTCCGACGGCCGCCAGAGCCCGCGCATCGACGCGACGCACGTGACCGGGTTCTACGTCTGGGACGGCATCATCACCGGCGAGTTCGACGCCGCGTGGGATGCCGCTCTGCACCTGGCGCTTCCCGCACTGGCCCTCGGCACCATCCCGCTCGCGATCATCGTGCGCATCACGCGCGCCAGCGTGCTCGAGGTGCAGAACGCCGATTACGTCCGCACGGGCAAGGCGAAGGGCGTCGCCTCGTCGACCCTGCGAAACCGGTTCATCCTGCGCAATGCGATGCTTCCGGTGATCACCACCATCGGCCTGCAGACCGGTCTGCTGATCTCGGGCGCGGTGCTCACCGAGACCGTGTTCGCCTACCCCGGCGTCGGATCGTTCCTCGCGCAGTCGATCTTCTCGCGCGACTTCCCGGTGCTGCAGGGCTTCATCATCTTCATCGCGATCGCGTACGCGCTGATCAACCTGGCCGTCGACGTGTCGTACAGCCTGATCGATCCGAGAGTGAGGGTCCAGTGATGAGCGCAGTGCTCCCACCCGCACAGGGCGGCGAGGTGCTCGACACCGTCGCCGTCGCCCAGGCCGATCTCAAGTCCGGCGGCGGTTTCTGGCAGGACGTGCTCCGGCGTCTGCGTCGCAATCCCGCCGCATGGGTCGGTCTCGTCATCGTGCTGCTCTTCCTGCTCGTCGCGGCCCTCGCGCCGCTGCTGGCGCCGTATCCCGAGCGGGCCCTTCCGGGCACCGAGCACATCACCCCGACGACGATCCCCGGCATCGGCGAAGTCGACGGGTTCCCGCTCGGTCTCGACCGGTTCGGCGGCGACGTGCTGTCGAAGCTCATCTGGGGCGCCCAGGCGTCGCTGCTCGTGGGAGTCGTGTCGACGGCGCTCGGCCTCGTCGGCGGCATGCTGCTGGGGCTCATCGCCGGCACGTTCGGCGGGTGGGTCGACACCCTCATCATGCGCATCGTCGACATCATCCTGTCGGTGCCGAACCTGCTGCTGGCGGTGTCGATCGCCGCGATCCTCGGGCAGACGCCCTCCGCGGTCATGATCGCCATCGGCGCATCGCAGGTGCCGATCTTCGCGCGCCTGCTGCGCGCGTCGATGCTTCAGCAGCGCTCGGCCGAGTACGTCCTCTCGGCGCAGAGCCTCGGCCTCGGTCGCGGACGCATCACCATGTCGCACGTGCTGCCGAACGCCATCGGCCCTGTCATCGTGCAGGGCACGCTGACTCTCGCCACCGCGGTGATCGATGCGGCTGCGCTGTCGTTCCTCGGTCTCGGCGGCGGGCGCCCCGAGACCGCGGAGTGGGGCCGGATGCTGACCTACGCCCAGGCCGAGCTGGCGATCGCCCCGCAGCTGGCCTTCCTCCCCGGCATCTGCATCGCAGTGACCGCGCTGGGCTTCACGCTGTTCGGTGAGGCGCTGCGAGAGGCGATGGACCCGAGGACGCGCGCACGATGAGGAACGAGACGATGAACCAGAATCCGGATGCCGTGCGCCAGCCGCTGCTGCAGGTGTCGAACCTCGCGGTCGACTTCGGCACCATGGACGGCGTCGTGCACGCCGTCGAGGGGGTCGACCTCGAGATCGCGCCAGGCGAGACCGTCGCGATCGTCGGCGAGTCGGGCTCGGGCAAGTCGACCACCGCGATGGCCGTCATCGGACTGCTCGCTTCGGGCGGACGGGTCGCCGGCGGCAGCATCGCCCTCGACGGGCGTGAGCTGGTCGGCATCTCCGAGGGCGAGATGCGCAAGATCCGCGGACGCGACATCGGGATGGTCCCGCAGGATCCGATGTCGAACCTCAACCCGGTCGCGAAGATCGGCACGCAGGTTGCCGAGACGCTGCTCGCACACGGGCTCGCGAACCGCGGCAACGTGCACCAGAAGGTGGTCGAGGCGCTCTCGGCCGCCGGCCTTCCCGACCCCGAGCGTCGCGCCAAGCAGTATCCGCATGAGCTCTCGGGCGGCCTGCGCCAGCGTGCGCTGATCGCCATCGGGCTCGCCTGCCGCCCGCGTCTGCTCATCGCCGACGAGCCCACCAGTGCTCTCGACGTGACGGTGCAGCAGACGATCCTCGATCAGCTCGAGGAGATGACCCGCGAGCTCGGCACCGCCGTGCTGCTCATCACGCACGACCTCGGCCTCGCCGCCGAGCGCGCGCAGCGCGTCGTGGTGATGCATCGCGGACGGGTGGTCGAGCAGGGGCCGGCGCGGCAGATCCTCGAGGACCCGCAACACCCCTATACGCAGAGTCTCGTCAAGGCGGCGCCGTCGATCGCCGCAGCGCGCCTGCAGCCCGAGGTGTTCACCGCAGACGAGGGCGCGGCCGAGTCGGCGGCGACCGACAACATCGTCGAGATCGAGGGGCTGCGAAAGGTCTATCCCATCCGCGGTCAGGCCGAGGACTTCGTCGCGGTCGACGACGTGTCGCTCGTCGTGCCCCGGGGCAAGACCGTCGCGATCGTGGGCGAGTCGGGCTCGGGGAAGACCACCACCGCCCGCATGCTGCTCAAGCTCATCGAGCCGACCGCCGGCACGATCCGCTTCGAGGGCAACGACATCGCGAAGCTGAGTCGTGCGCAGGCCAAGGAGTTCCGTCAGCGCGTGCAGCCGGTCTTCCAGGACCCGTACTCGAGCCTGAACCCGATGTTCACGATCGAGCGGCTCATCGCCGAGCCCCTGGAGTTCTACAAGCGCGGCAGCCGGGCAGAGCGCAAGGCTCGAGTGCGCACGCTGCTCGACGATGTCGCCCTGCCGCAGTCCATGCTGCAGCGCTACCCGTCGGAGCTGTCGGGAGGCCAGCGTCAGCGCGTCGCCATCGCCCGTGCACTCGCGCTCTCTCCCGATCTCATCGTGTGCGACGAGCCGGTCTCGGCGCTCGACGTGCTCGTGCAGGATCAGATCCTCAGGCTGCTCGGCGATCTCCAGAAGGAGTACGGACTCAGCTACCTGTTCATCTCGCATGATCTCGCCGTCGTTCGTCTGATCAGCGACTACGTGTGCGTCATGAAGGATGGCGCGCTGGTCGAGGCGGCGACCTCCGAGGAGATCTTCACGAATCCCCGCGATCCGTACACGCGCCGGCTGCTGGCATCCATCCCCGGCAACGAGCTCGGCATCGCTTCCTGATCGGACGGCCGGCGCAGATCGGTCTTGTGCGTCGCGTCGGTCGGGTCTAGAACGGTGCTGTGCGGCGACGATGCCGCATCGAGCCGTAAGGGGGAGGCGACTCGTTCTTCTGGGGATTGGGAACGAAGATGAAGAAGGCTGTGATCGGCTGCGCCCTGGCGCTGATGCTCGTGGCGGGCAGCAGCGGAGCGGCGATGGCGGGGGAGTACACGGGCAACGGAGGTGACGTTCCTGGTGGCTCGAAGGCGCACTCGGCGTGTCACTTCTCGGGGCGGGATCTGCCCGACGACGTCGAGATGAACCCGATGCCGTGGATGAACGACGATGCCGTCACCGGCGGGCATGTTCAGAGCTACGGGATGCTGGTGCGCGCCGGCATGAAGGGCGCCGAGGGCGGGCCCGGTGTGGCGTGCCGCGGCAACGCGATGCACGAGGAGTGACCCCCTCGCCTCGCTGACGGGTTCCGGATGCCATGGGCTCGCCGCCCGTGGCATCCGGGCTCAGCTCAGCTCGGGGTCGCGCGCCCAGCGCGGCGCGAGTGCGCGCACCCTCAGCGCGCGGGCCTGCCACGTCGCCCAGAGCGCTGGCCACAGCAGGCTGGCGGTCGGTCCGTCGAAGGTGAGCCGGTCGCGCCACAGCGTGCGGTCGGGCCGGCCGGGCTGGGGCGAGACCGCCATCTGGTGGTCCCAGACGTCGAGTCCGCTGAGCGGGCCGGTGAGGGGGATGCCGCTGTCGCGGAGGATCCGCACGGCGCCGGCGGGTTCCTCGACCTCGCGTTCACCGATCCGGATGAGCTGAGTTCCGACGGGCATCCGCCCGAACGCGGACAGGCGAACGGCCGCCTCGTCGCCTGACTCCCATCGCTCGGGCAGCACGACGGGCTGCAGCGGCTGCATCTGCAGAAGAGGGGCGTAGAGATCGCCGACGACGCGAGGGGAGTGCAACGCTCGCCAGGCGGTGTCTGGGTCGCAGGCGATGGTGAACTTCAGCACGATGCGCATACTGCAGTGTCGCTCATACCGCAGCATCCGGCGTTGGTCAAGGACTCTGCTTGCCATGTCGTGAAATCGTGCGTATAGTTGGTAGTTGCGCTCGCTTCTCCCTGCCCTCATATGGTGGTCGGCATCCGTTGAGCTCTCGAGCGCGTTCTCCACCGACGTCTAGGAATCGACCAGCCCCTGCACGGGCTCACGGAGGTTACTCCCTTGGCTGCTGCTCACAACGCATCCACATCCACCACCAACAAGAACGGCCGCGGAGTCTCCCGCCTCTCGTTCGCCAAGATCTCCGACACGCTGACGGTCCCCGACCTTCTTGCGCTGCAGACCGAGTCCTTCGGCTGGCTCGTCGGCAACGACGACTGGAAGGCGCGCGTCGCCGAGGCCAAGAAGTCCGGCCGCAACGACGTCTCCGAGGTCTCGGGTCTCGGCGAGATCTTCGAGGAGATCTCCCCGATCGAGGACCTGGGCGAGACCATGCAGCTCTCGTTCACCAACCCGTACCTCGAGCCCGAGAAGTACTCGATCGACGAGTGCAAGGAGCGCGGCAAGACCTACGCCGCGCCGCTGTACGTCGAGGCCGAGTTCATGAACCACCTCACCGGTGAGATCAAGACCCAGACGGTCTTCATGGGCGACTTCCCGCTGCAGACCGACAAGGGCACGTTCATCATCAACGGCTCCGAGCGCGTCGTCGTCTCGCAGCTCGTGCGCTCGCCCGGTGTCTACTTCGACAAGACCCCCGACAAGACCAGTGACAAGGACATCGTCACCGCTCGCGTCATCCCCAGCCGCGGCGCATGGCTCGAGTTCGAGATCGACAAGCGCGACCAGGTCGGGGTGCGCATCGACCGCAAGCGCAAGCAGTCCGTCACCGTCTTCCTGAAGGCGCTCGGCATGTCGAGCGAGCAGATCCTCGCCGAGTTCGCCGGCTACCCCTCGATCGAGGAGACCCTCGCGAAGGACACGATCCTCACGCAGGAAGACGCCCTGCGCGACATCTACCGCAAGCTGCGTCCGGGCGAGCAGGTGGCCGCCGAGGCCGCGCGCTCGCTGCTCGACAACTTCTACTTCAACCCGAAGCGCTACGACCTCGCGAAGGTGGGTCGTTACAAGATCAACCAGAAGCTCGGTCTCGCGGCTCCGCTCACCGACTCGGTGCTGACCGTCGACGACATCGTCGCGACCATCAAGTATCTGGTGCGCGTGCACCGCGGCGACGAGACCTTCGAGGGCATCCGCGGCGGCAAGAAGACCGAGATCCGCATCGCCACCGACGACATCGACAACTTCGGCAACCGCCGCATCCGCGCCGTCGGCGAGCTGATCCAGAACCAGGTCCGCACCGGTCTGTCGCGCATGGAGCGCGTCGTCCGCGAGCGCATGACCACGCAGGACATCGAGGCGATCACCCCGCAGACCCTGATCAACGTGCGCCCCGTCGTGGCCGCGATCAAGGAGTTCTTCGGCACCTCGCAGCTGTCGCAGTTCATGGATCAGAACAACCCGCTCGCGGGTCTGACCAACAAGCGCCGTCTGTCGGCCCTCGGACCCGGTGGTCTCTCGCGTGACCGCGCCGGCGTCGAGGTGCGAGACGTGCACCCCTCGCACTACGGCCGCATGTGCCCGATCGAGACTCCTGAAGGCCCGAACATCGGTCTGATCGGTGCGCTCGCGACCTTCGCGCGCATCAACTCGTTCGGCTTCATCGAGACCCCGTACCGTCGCGTCGTCGACGGTGCCGTCACCGACCAGATCGACTACCTCACGGCAGCCGAGGAGGTCGACTTCAACATCGCTCAGGCGAACGCACCGCTCGACAAGAAGGGCCGCTTCACCGAGAGCCACGTCCTGGCCCGCCCCCGCGGCGGATCGGGCGAGGTCGACCTGTTCCTGCCCGAGGAGATCGGCTACATCGACGTCTCGCCGCGCCAGATGGTGTCGGTCGCGACCTCGCTCGTGCCCTTCCTCGAGCACGACGACGCACAGCGCGCGCTCATGGGCGCCAACATGCAGCGTCAGGCCGTGCCGCTTCTCCGCTCGGACTCGCCGCTCGTCGGCACCGGTATGGAGGGCTACACCGCCATCGACGCCGGTGACGTCGTCACCGCGCTCAAGGCCGGTGTCGTCAGCGAGGTCTCCGCAGACCGCGTCGTGGTCATGCTCGACGAGGGCGGCACGCAGGAGTACCACCTGCGCAAGTTCGACCGCTCGAACCAGGGCACGTCGTACAACCAGCGCGTGATCGTCAACGCCGGTGAGCGCGTCGAGGTCGGCGAGGTCATCGCCGACGGTCCCGCCACCGAGAACGGCGAGCTCGCGCTCGGCAAGAACCTGCTCGTGGCGTTCATGCCGTGGGAGGGTCACAACTTCGAGGACGCCATCATCCTGAGCCAGGAGCTGGTGAAGGACGACACCCTCTCGTCGATCCACATCGAGGAGTACGAGGTCGACGCCCGCGACACCAAGCTGGGCAAGGAGGAGATCACGCGTGACCTCCCCAACGTCAGCCCCGAGCTGCTGAAGGACCTCGACGAGCGCGGCATCATCCGCATCGGAGCCGAGGTCCGCCCCGGCGACATCCTCGTCGGCAAGGTCACGCCCAAGGGCGAGACCGAGCTGTCGGCGGAAGAGCGCCTGCTGCGCGCGATCTTCAACGAGAAGAGCCGTGAGGTTCGCGACACCTCGCTGAAGGTCCCCCACGGCGAGCAGGGCACGATCATCGCCGTCAAGGAGTTCGACGCAGAAGAGGGCGACGACGAGCTCGGCTCGGGCGTCAACCGCCGCGTCGTGGTCTACATCGCCCAGAAGCGCAAGATCACCGAGGGCGACAAGCTCGCCGGCCGCCACGGCAACAAGGGTGTCATCGCGAAGATCCTGCCCGTCGAGGACATGCCCTTCATGTCCGACGGAACGCCGGTCGACGTCGTGCTGAACCCGCTCGGCATCCCGGGTCGAATGAACTTCGGCCAGGTGCTCGAGACCCACCTCGGCTGGATCGCCAAGACCGGATGGAAGGTCGAGGGCAACCCCGAGTGGGCCGCGAAGCTGCCTGAGAACGGCCGCGACGTCGCTCCGAACACCAAGGTCGCGACCCCGGTGTTCGACGGTGCCAGCGAGTCCGAGATCTCGGGCCTGCTCGACTCGACCCTGCCGACCCGTGACGGCGTGCGCCTGATCGACTCGTCCGGCAAGACCCAGCTGTTCGACGGCCGCTCCGGTGAGCCGTTCCCGGCTCCCATCTCGGTCGGCTACATGTACATCCTGAAGCTGCACCACCTCGTCGACGACAAGATCCACGCTCGCTCGACGGGCCCCTACTCGATGATCACCCAGCAGCCGCTCGGCGGTAAGGCGCAGTTCGGTGGACAGCGCTTCGGTGAGATGGAGGTGTGGGCTCTCGAGGCCTACGGTGCCGCATACGCGCTGCAGGAGCTTCTGACGATCAAGTCCGACGACATCCTCGGCCGCGTGAAGGTGTACGAGGCCATCGTCAAGGGCGAGAACATCCAGGAGCCCGGCATCCCCGAGTCCTTCAAGGTGCTCATGAAGGAGATGCAGTCGCTCTGCCTGAACGTCGAGGTGCTCTCGGCCGACGGCACCGCCGTCAACCTGCGGGACACCGACGACGAGGCCTTCCGCGCAGCGGAGGAGCTCGGCATCAACATCTCCAGCCGTTTCGAAGCCGCGTCGATCGACGAGATCTGATCTCGGCCCTCGACAAGCGACAGATTTTTTCTACACAGGAGAACTAGTGCTCGAATCAACCACTTTCGATGAGCTTCGAATCGGCCTGGCCACCGCTGACGACATCCGCGGATGGTCCTTCGGCGAGGTCAAGAAGCCCGAGACGATCAACTACCGCACGCTGAAGCCCGAGAAGGACGGCCTCTTCGGCGAGCAGATCTTCGGACCCTCCCGCGACTGGGAGTGCGCCTGCGGCAAGTACAAGCGTGTCCGCTTCAAGGGCATCGTCTGCGAGCGCTGCGGCGTGGAGGTCACCAAGAGCTCCGTCCGTCGTGAGCGCATGGGCCACATCGAGCTCGCCGCCCCCGTGACGCACATCTGGTACTTCAAGGGTGTTCCGTCGCGTCTCGGCTACCTGCTCGACATGGCGCCGAAGGACCTTGAGAAGGTCATCTACTTCGCCGCCTACATGGTGATCTCGGTCGACGAGGATGCTCGTCACCGCGACCTCGCCACGCAGGAGAACAACATCCGCCTCGAGCTCAAGACGCTCGGCGACCGTCGTGACGCGAAGATCGCCGAGCGCATGCGCCGCCT is a window of Microbacterium esteraromaticum DNA encoding:
- a CDS encoding spermidine synthase produces the protein MGRARARDAANPQARLDHGGIAEVAPSEFTHGFELIVDGTPQSHVDLDDPTHLHFEYIVRMGAVIDQLGSSASAPLSVVHLGAGAMTIPRYIEKTRPGSRQQVIELEGPLVALVREHLPLPRSASIRVRIGDAREGLRRLPPALRGQCDLIVSDVFSGAQTPAHLTSLEFYREIAELLAPTGVLLVNVADGPGLAFARRQVATAMSVFDEVALLADTQVLKGRRFGNLVLAASRTALPTEWLPRLLAAGPHPAKIAQDAEVAAFAKGAAVVTDADAVASPRPDASIFLR
- a CDS encoding LCP family protein; amino-acid sequence: MRRSPVAQHAPHRTPSAWGSALRMLGIGAAVIAVSALGIGGFIAADLALRVSDGAVDLEGAPEVAPPSLGAYPGEFAILLVGTDECGAVSKQKLGERCVREEGIRNDVNLLVHVSEEPRKVSVVSLPRDLMLEVPDCTREDGSVASGSSKAPINSVFERAGLSCVAKSVGELSGIDIGFAAKLSFDGVMKITDAIGGVEICIGGTGIRDRHTGINWDPGPRTVSGYEALQFIRVRKGIGDGSDLARISNQQQYMSRLAKTILSSETLTDPGKVLRLANVVADNVDPSKELANPVRLAQLALALKDVPFDEFKFLQLPTLEDPDDDDRVIVNEEAAAPMWEAIRTGESMQITGKASNHGGVVAEETPTPSAPPSDAPSPAPSASQGVVLSDQISGIDLNQQTCSGGKRR
- a CDS encoding ABC transporter substrate-binding protein — its product is MLHSTRRRGLALAAGTAVAAMLLTGCVASQREEGNGSETSDDVDSTFVFAASSDPQGLDPALAQDGETFRVSRQIFEGLVGTKAGTADPAPLLAESWESSEDGMSHTFNLKTGVKFHDGTPFNAEAVCFNFERWFNWEGLLASEALGYYYNKLFHGYKSNAADAVYKSCTPDGDDKVTIELNKPFAGFVASLSLPAFSMQSPSALEEFKADEVGGTAEAPVLSEYAKGHPVGTGPFQFEDWAPGEDVTLKSYDGYWGEKGQIEEIVFRVIGDPTARRQALEAGDIDGYDLVGPADTKALEEKGFNMVSRPPFTILYLAFNQAVAELKDVKVRQALSYAVDKDALIKQVLPEGTEKATQFVPPVVNGYNKDVTTYDYDPAKAKSLLEEAGYTADKPLTLTFNYPVNVSRPYMPDPEQIFTVLAKQLEEVGVKVNPQTDAWSPDYLEKITSGSDHGIHLLGWTGDYNDTDNFVGVFFGTKSAEWGFDNPELFKALTDARGISNIEEQTAAYEKINEEVAEFIPGVPLAHPAPTLAFDERVKSYPASPVNDEVFSEIVLTK
- a CDS encoding ABC transporter permease subunit, encoding MLRTIGKRLLLLIPTLFGLSILLFAWVRALPGGPAVALLGEKATPAAVEQVNKLYGFDRPLIEQYVTWIGRLLQGDFGSSIVTSRPVVEEFFRRFPATIELSIAALIFAVGVGIPLGYWAARRHGRWTDHSAVIFSLIGITIPVFFLAFILKYVFAVQLGWLPSDGRQSPRIDATHVTGFYVWDGIITGEFDAAWDAALHLALPALALGTIPLAIIVRITRASVLEVQNADYVRTGKAKGVASSTLRNRFILRNAMLPVITTIGLQTGLLISGAVLTETVFAYPGVGSFLAQSIFSRDFPVLQGFIIFIAIAYALINLAVDVSYSLIDPRVRVQ
- a CDS encoding ABC transporter permease produces the protein MSAVLPPAQGGEVLDTVAVAQADLKSGGGFWQDVLRRLRRNPAAWVGLVIVLLFLLVAALAPLLAPYPERALPGTEHITPTTIPGIGEVDGFPLGLDRFGGDVLSKLIWGAQASLLVGVVSTALGLVGGMLLGLIAGTFGGWVDTLIMRIVDIILSVPNLLLAVSIAAILGQTPSAVMIAIGASQVPIFARLLRASMLQQRSAEYVLSAQSLGLGRGRITMSHVLPNAIGPVIVQGTLTLATAVIDAAALSFLGLGGGRPETAEWGRMLTYAQAELAIAPQLAFLPGICIAVTALGFTLFGEALREAMDPRTRAR